The Pyrenophora tritici-repentis strain M4 chromosome 10, whole genome shotgun sequence genome contains a region encoding:
- a CDS encoding TadD, Flp pilus assembly protein TadD, protein MSTKAALKAAKAAIGAKDWEEAKNHATAVIEKEPNNNFAYLFLGRANDGLSRFEEAAKAYYEATKIKPEDPQAWLGLRGMYEGLKGAKVDENIDVGLQLAQIYMNLDDAHKSQSAIDKLVDHARAHGTKTQYARALGTQLPSSPVYDYLEGRLPDPSKTYTRVAEIHETQEAATIKRLVDERRLRIGATLGGTTATVKNDIYAASPLESIYEEIINWTRDDELRREYEEKLLARAYDTLMVLPAGEKAEKREKVMKLAHDMVVIKHPNLLAWTIELEWRSGLEVEAH, encoded by the exons ATGTCGACCAAGGCTGCACTCAAAGCAGCGAAAGCCGCGATTGGCGCAAAAGATTGGGAGGAAGCGAAGAACCACGCAACGGCCGTAATCGAAAAGGAGCCCAACAACAACTTTGCCTATCTATTCCTCGGACGCGCAAATGACGGTTTGAGCCGGTTCGAAGAGGCAGCGAAGGCGTATTATGAGGCAACCAAGATCAAGCCAGAAGACCCGCAGGCATGGCTGGGGTTGAGGGGCATGTATGAGGGCCTGAAGGGCGCAAAGGTTGACGAGAACATTGATGTCGGCCTTCAATTAGCGCAGATATATATGAATCT TGACGATGCGCACAAGTCACAATCTGCAATCGACAAACTCGTAGATCACGCACGCGCACATGGGACCAAGACGCAGTATGCCCGCGCCCTTGGCACTCAGCTTCCTTCCTCTCCGGTATACGACTACCTCGAAGGCCGATTGCCTGATCCGTCAAAGACGTATACACGTGTTGCTGAAATCCACGAGACACAAGAAGCGGCGACCATCAAGCGTCTTGTAGACGAGCGCCGGCTCCGTATCGGCGCGACGCTGGGAGGCACAACCGCGACTGTCAAGAATGATATATACGCGGCGAGTCCGCTAGAGAGCATATATGAGGAAATCATAAACTGGACAAGAGACGATGAGCTTAGAAGAGAATACGAGGAAAAGCTGCTGGCGCGCGCATACGACACATTGATGGTGCTGCCAGCGGGCGAGAAAGCAGAGAAGCGGGAGAAGGTCATGAAGCTGGCACACGACATGGTGGTTATCAAGCATCCGAACTTGCTGGCATGGACCATCGAATTGGAATGGCGGTCGGGCTTGGAGGTAGAGGCGCATTGA
- a CDS encoding TPR-11 multi-domain protein encodes MASHADSAHDLLDLDISTLRQFVELFPNEGLSKVITGWLSSGISKYPLTDEGDSRQGPDLSEGGVALTQDVPVSQEDCLVLMTEGIGEAGKSPLAHCLLGDYYLFLEEYESAVEITRKGLKYAAQEAKKTDLSFQRTRDALSSTLGTALVYYQAPRNHAEAKAIFESILKRKPQFTAALIGIGLVLEEEQEYGQAFEFLEKALQQDPSNGRIGAESAWCQALAGDYKTGLERLQGYLEYPELDASKQRGRELRAQTLYRIGVCLWELDPSKAARKDRQRTYAKLLAAIKANPNYAPAYTLLGIFYEDYNKDRKRARQCFQKAFELSPSEVVAAERLARLFANQGEWDIVEVVSQRVVDSGKARQTPGSKRKGVSWPFSALGVVQMNKQEYQKSIVSFLSALRISPDDYYSYVGLGESYHNSGRYNSASRAFNYAENPTDGVVLKRTDEERWFTKYMLANVNRELSEYDDAISGYEAVLADRPKEFGVSIALLQTLVEKAWHCIETGFFGEAIDSATRGIEVAATITEYKPDAFNLWKAVGDACSLFSWVQERLKQFPFELMENVLRSPSDMRIDLDEHKDVDGLGQNDLEKLSKDDDTPLAKTLKASILAQKRAISSCAHQIHAQAVAWYNLGWTEYRAHVCLEQEGIEESKLTTYLRAAMKCFKRAIELEAGNSEFWNSLGVITTTLSPKVAQHAFVRSLHLNERSVHTWTNLGVLYLLQNDHELAHTAFSRAQSQDPDYSLAWVGEGIIALLTGNSNEALSHFTHAFELSESSLLLTKRQYAASAFDFLVSSPSSSSNITNLIQPLFALQQLSLQAPYDIPHKHLAALFLERVGDYDAAVIALQAVNENVEQEYEKSESLASLARVASAKADLARNLLAVKLYQAAVEEAETALDLLSELDHDEKQSTMSGDQLARTKLSAHLTAGLAHYFSGSFDAAIPYFRKSLETTSSNPDIICILAEVLWAKGGDNEKQVARDQLFTAIEKHEGHVGLLTLIGAMTVLDDDLETMEAIKDDLDRMRANKQLTDEQLARVEKVIEAISLSLGGEEQELHEAQRSIMLSPWKHTGWVELADATDGNLFCSTIARENAMRNAPPNGTLDAGSLAGAMSNTGNVGDAQRAILLAPWCIHGWAGLYECIKT; translated from the coding sequence ATGGCGTCTCACGCCGACAGTGCGCACGACCTGCTGGACCTCGACATCTCAACATTACGCCAATTCGTCGAGCTATTCCCAAATGAGGGTCTTTCGAAAGTCATCACGGGATGGTTGAGTAGCGGCATTTCAAAATATCCATTGACTGATGAGGGTGACTCGAGACAAGGGCCCGACCTAAGTGAGGGCGGGGTGGCGCTCACGCAAGATGTGCCAGTGTCGCAAGAGGATTGTTTGGTACTAATGACTGAGGGCATCGGCGAGGCTGGCAAGTCCCCACTCGCGCATTGCTTGCTTGGCGACTACTACCTTTTTCTGGAAGAGTACGAGAGCGCAGTAGAGATCACACGGAAAGGTCTAAAATACGCCGCACAAGAAGCAAAGAAGACCGACCTGTCATTTCAAAGAACTCGCGATGCTCTTAGCAGCACCCTTGGTACAGCCTTGGTCTATTACCAAGCCCCTAGAAATCACGCAGAAGCCAAAGCTATCTTCGAGTCAATTCTGAAACGCAAGCCACAGTTCACTGCCGCTCTCATCGGTATCGGATTAGTGTTGGAGGAAGAGCAGGAATATGGGCAGGCTTTTGAGTTTCTTGAGAAAGCTCTACAACAAGATCCTTCGAATGGCCGCATCGGTGCTGAATCAGCATGGTGTCAGGCACTTGCAGGCGACTACAAGACTGGTCTAGAGAGACTTCAAGGGTATCTCGAATACCCCGAACTAGATGCATCCAAGCAGCGTGGCCGCGAGCTTCGTGCGCAGACACTCTATAGAATAGGCGTCTGTCTATGGGAGCTTGATCCTTCCAAAGCTGCGCGAAAAGACCGACAAAGGACGTATGCAAAATTGCTAGCAGCGATCAAAGCAAACCCCAACTATGCGCCTGCATACACGCTTCTCGGTATCTTCTATGAAGACTATAATAAAGATCGCAAGCGAGCAAGGCAGTGTTTCCAAAAGGCCTTCGAGCTCTCGCCCTCAGAGGTTGTTGCAGCTGAGCGGCTAGCTCGCCTCTTCGCCAACCAAGGCGAGTGGGATATCGTGGAGGTCGTCTCACAACGAGTGGTCGATTCGGGCAAGGCTCGTCAAACGCCTGGCTCAAAGCGGAAGGGCGTGAGCTGGCCATTTTCGGCCCTTGGTGTTGTACAAATGAACAAGCAAGAGTACCAGAAGAGTATCGTCTCTTTTCTATCAGCTCTTCGTATCAGTCCCGATGACTATTACTCGTACGTCGGCCTAGGCGAGAGTTACCACAACTCTGGACGGTACAATTCAGCATCCCGTGCTTTCAACTACGCTGAGAATCCCACGGACGGCGTCGTTCTAAAAAGAACAGACGAGGAGAGATGGTTCACAAAGTACATGCTGGCTAATGTCAATCGCGAGTTGAGCGAGTATGACGATGCCATATCGGGGTATGAAGCCGTACTGGCGGATCGTCCCAAAGAATTTGGCGTTTCGATAGCACTTCTACAGACGCTCGTGGAGAAAGCTTGGCATTGTATCGAAACCGGCTTCTTTGGAGAGGCTATCGACAGTGCTACCCGCGGCATCGAAGTAGCGGCCACAATTACCGAGTACAAGCCAGACGCCTTCAATCTGTGGAAAGCTGTCGGAGACGCGTGCAGTCTGTTTAGTTGGGTCCAAGAGAGACTGAAGCAGTTCCCCTTCGAGCTGATGGAAAATGTGCTGCGTAGTCCGTCAGACATGCGCATCGACCTCGATGAGCACAAAGACGTTGATGGACTGGGACAAAATGATTTGGAGAAGCTTTCTAAAGATGACGATACCCCACTGGCTAAGACTCTCAAGGCATCCATCCTTGCCCAGAAGCGAGCCATATCTAGTTGCGCCCACCAAATACATGCCCAAGCCGTTGCGTGGTATAATCTTGGCTGGACTGAGTACAGAGCACATGTTTGTTTGGAGCAAGAGGGTATTGAGGAATCCAAGCTCACTACTTACCTTCGAGCAGCCATGAAGTGCTTCAAGCGCGCCATCGAATTAGAAGCTGGGAATTCGGAATTCTGGAATTCACTTGGTGTCATCACGACGACACTGAGTCCGAAGGTCGCCCAGCATGCTTTCGTTCGATCATTACATCTCAACGAGAGAAGCGTACACACATGGACAAATCTTGGGGTCTTGTATCTCCTACAGAACGACCATGAGCTTGCACATACTGCCTTCTCCCGGGCACAGTCTCAAGATCCCGATTACTCGTTAGCTTGGGTCGGCGAAGGCATCATTGCGTTGCTTACAGGAAATTCCAACGAAGCTCTATCTCATTTTACACATGCCTTTGAGCTCTCGGAATCATCTCTGCTTCTTACGAAGCGACAGTATGCAGCGTCAGCATTTGACTTCCTTGTATCATCACCTTCATCTTCGAGCAACATTACGAATCTCATCCAGCCTCTCTTCGCGCTTCAGCAGCTGAGCCTGCAAGCTCCTTACGATATTCCACACAAGCATCTCGCGGCTCTATTTCTGGAGCGTGTTGGTGATTATGACGCAGCTGTCATTGCTCTACAGGCTGTGAATGAGAATGTTGAGCAAGAATACGAAAAGTCTGAGTCGCTGGCATCTCTTGCTCGTGTTGCATCTGCGAAAGCAGACTTAGCTCGTAACCTTCTTGCCGTCAAATTGTATCAGGCTGCTGTAGAGGAAGCCGAGACCGCGCTAGACCTGTTGTCAGAGCTCGATCACGATGAAAAGCAATCCACCATGTCCGGCGACCAACTTGCAAGGACCAAACTATCAGCACACCTAACTGCCGGATTAGCGCATTATTTCAGCGGATCGTTCGATGCAGCCATACCGTATTTCCGAAAATCGCTCGAGACTACTAGCTCCAATCCCGACATCATCTGTATCCTTGCAGAGGTACTGTGGGCAAAGGGCGGAGACAACGAGAAGCAAGTTGCCCGCGACCAGTTGTTTACAGCGATCGAGAAACACGAAGGCCATGTTGGGCTCCTAACCTTAATTGGTGCGATGACGGTACTTGACGATGATTTGGAGACCATGGAAGCTATCAAAGACGACTTGGATCGAATGCGCGCAAACAAGCAGCTCACCGATGAGCAGCTAGCTCGGGTAGAGAAGGTGATTGAAGCCATCTCACTGAGCCTAGGCGGCGAAGAGCAAGAGTTGCATGAGGCGCAACGCAGTATAATGTTGTCGCCCTGGAAGCACACAGGCTGGGTAGAGCTTGCGGATGCTACGGATGGTAATCTATTTTGCAGTACGATCGCACGAGAAAATGCGATGCGCAACGCACCTCCAAATGGTACCCTTGATGCCGGCAGTCTGGCGGGTGCAATGAGCAATACAGGCAACGTCGGGGATGCGCAGAGGGCGATATTACTGGCACCTTGGTGCATACACGGTTGGGCCGGTCTATACGAGTGCATCAAAACATAG